DNA from Quercus lobata isolate SW786 chromosome 1, ValleyOak3.0 Primary Assembly, whole genome shotgun sequence:
ttTAATTTGATTTAACTGTTGTTTTTGTCACTATTTTCTTATTGGGTTTTTCTTTCGTATATACTATGTATCTCCTAGACAGCAGCCAGTTGCAAGAATGAATTTTCTAGAGCTAATCGGCGAGAAAATTCTCGATTGCGTGCTTGCAGCACTGGGACGTAACTTGGATTATCTGATTCACTACAAAAGTAATGTTGATAATCTCATACCCCAAGTTATATATCTACTGGATGCCAAGGATAGTATACAAAATGAAGTTGCGGCTGCTAGAAGAAATTTAATGGAAATTCATCCTCATGTTCAGACATGGCTTACCCGTTCTGATGGGATCATAGCAGAGGCAGAGGAATTCATTAGAAATAACGGGCAGGCAAAGATGACGTGCTGCAATGGGTGGTGTCCTAACTTGAAGTCCCGTTATCAAGTGAGCAAGAGAGCAATTGAGATAGGATTGAAAGTCAAGGAAATCAAGGACGAGGGAAAGTTCGATAGAGTCGGCTATCGTAAGTCTCCACAAGTGGTAGGAACTGCTACATCGAATACAGGGTATGAGGCCTTTGAATCAAGAATGCAAACATTAACTGGAGTTCTTGAAGCGCTCAAAGATCCTAAGATCAATAGGATTGGGGTTTACGGGATGGGAGGTGTGGGCAAAACCATGCTAGCCAAAGAAGTTGTAAAACAAGCTCAGAAAGACCAGTTGTTTGACAAGTACCTTTTTTTAGTTGTATCCAAAGATCCAGTCTTGAAAAATATTCAAAGGGAAATGGCGGAGCGATTAGGTCTAAAACTTGAGGTGGAGAGTGAATCTGTAAGAGGAGATCAACTACGTGAGCGATTGAAACAAGAGAAGAAGACCCTTATAATTATAGATGACATTTGGGAGGCCCTGAACTTGGAATATCTTGGGATTTCCTTTGGAGATGATCAGAAGGGGTGCAAATTATTGTTGACGTCAAGATTTTATAATGTTCTATGCAATGATATGGATACCCAAAAGCAGATCCCAGTTgaagttttattgaaaaatgaagCGAGAAACTTGTTTGAGAAAATAGTTGGTGATTTAGCCAAAAGGCCTGAAATCCAACCTAATATGCTTAAAATTGTCGAAGAATGTTCTGGATTACCAATTGCCATTAAAACAGTTGCAAATACcttgaaaaatgagaaagataTAAAAGTTTGGGAGGACGCAGTCAACATGTTCAAAATGTCTGAGCCAATAAAGATCGCTGGAATGGATGAAAAGGTGTACAAGAGTATAAAGTGGAGTTGCGAGTTTTTGAAAAGTAATGAAGCAAAGTCATTATGGTTGCTTTGTAGTCTACATAGAGAGGATTACAACATAAAAGTAGAAGACTTGATAAAATATGGTGTGGGTTTGAGCTTGTTTGGTAACCTTGACAAAATAGAGGTTGCGAGAGGTAGGGTGCACACATTGGTTAAAAGACTCAAAGATTCTAGCTTGTTGTTGGAAGGTGATTACAATGGTACAGTCAAAATGCATGATGTAATTCGTGATGTAGCAATTAATATTGCAGCTGAAGAAAAGCAGATGTTTATGATAAGAAATACTACTGACTTGCAAGAACGTTTAAATTGTGAAGATTCACGTGCAATTTCATTGCCTTACATTGATGATTGTGACCTTCCTAAAAGGTTTGAATGTCCgaatcttcatttattttttatgttcgaTCAAAAAGAGACTTTGGGAATTCCAATCTCATTTTTTGAAGGGTTGAAAGAGCTGAGAGTTATAAGCTTATCTCAAACATGGTTTGAGATACTTCCTTCATCACATTTGTCACTTGAAAAACTCCGAGCATTAACTTTAAAAGGTACAGTGAAGGATGTAACAATAATTGGAGAACTGaagaatttgaaaattcttagcctttcattgaaaatttttgaacaatTACCAAAAGAAATAGGGCATTTAACTCACCTTCAATTGCTAGATTTGGAAGAATGTTCCGATCTTAAAGTCATTCCACCCAATGTGTTATCTAATATGAAGATTTTACAAGAATTATACCTACCGAGAACTGTTGAATGGGAGGTTGAAGAACAAAGCACAGAAAGAAGTAATGTTATGGTCTCAGAATTGGACAATTTGTATCACCTGATCATGTTACACGTACATATTCAGAATTCCAAGATTTTACCAAAAGCCATGGTTTTTGAAAGGTTGGTAAGCTATAGAATAGCCATAGGCAGTTACTTCTCCGGAGGAGAAATGTTAGATGCTTCAAGAATTTTAAAGCTCAATATAAGCCTTCAATCTGACGATGGGTATAAAGTATTATTGAGGAAATGTGAAGCTCTCTTTTTGCGTGAAATGAAGGGTGTCAAAAATATTCTTTACGAATTAGATTCGGAAGGTTTTCAAAGTTTGAAGCATCTCACAGTCCAAGGCAATGACGAGATTCAGTATATTATCAAGTCTATGGGGGTTCTCGGTTCTGTCTTTCCAATCTTGGAGTCAATTAATCTAAGCAATATGATCAATTTGAAACGGATATGCAACACTCGACTTCCAGCGGAGTCTTTTCGTAACTTGCGAGTGGTAAAAGTGAGTAAATGTTGTAATTTGGAATGTCTTCTCCTCATCTATGTTTGGATGCTTTTCCCACCTCCAAGAAATGGAGATAGATGATTGTAAGAAAATGAGCGAAATAATTgcaatagaaagaaaagaagaaatagaggTTAATAGTGATGACAACATTATGTTCGCACAACTTCGTTCTCTCACTATGAGCAAATTACTAAAGTTGAAGGGCTTCTTTTCTGATGATGAATATCTAGTGCTTTTCAACAGAAAGGTATGTTTAAgatttgattataaattttactccTTGAATGATGATAAGTTTCCCACAACTTataactaaaaacccaaaaaaagagtaGGTCTTGTATTTATTGTCGATATCATGACAATACTCCATTTTGAAAACTGCACCAAATGATCAGAAGAacaatttttgcttttttttttttttgccagtATTAAagcttattttcttttgtcacatttattCGTTTATTTTGATTAGTTTTCCGACCCAAATTTTAACACTTTGAAATTCcttattatttgtttagttcAAACTCCAAACCTTTTATGAtatagggtgagtttggttcagctttttgaaaaagtgcataataaaaaagtagagttttgtaaaagtgcataatgaaaaagtggagtttcaaaaaactgagtgtttggtaaaagctgttaaaaagtgcataatgaaaaagctgagtgtttggctagcacttataaaagtggctttttgaggggtaaatgaccaaaaaggacaatgtatatataagagaatttatttcatactttttttttttttattttttttatgtgagtttgtttcatacttaaatcaattacttcatcatacttaaatcaatttttctctttctaaaaaaattatttttttcttaccaatattagctaatattaacctaccacttaagatttattgtgaaagtattgtaaaaatattgtgataaaaattgatagtaattttaattttaacatactattaaaattatttttttctctttctaaaaaaattatttttttctcaccaatattagctaataatagcctaccttaaaatttattataaaaatattgtgaaaatattatgatataatttcttttttctcccttttttttctccccaCACATGTGGctctacttcctttttttttttttttttttttttttttttttttttctcattccaCCCACTAacacactcttttcttttctttttccctctctctaCCATCTTCAGTCCAGAACAAACCATTCccgctctctctttttttttgctttgtttttttgccTCTTAGCACCTCTCTGTATCCAAAACACAGCtctgttttctcttcttttttccttttttttttcctctatgcAGTTCGGGATCCAGAAACCAGCCTGCTtcttctgcttttttttttttttcctcttagcacTTCAAATCGGAACACATCGGAACCATCGGAACCAACGCCAGAACTcatcctttattctttttttttcacactccagagaagaagaagatgatgatgatgaagatgatgatgatgatgaagatgaagatgattgaaacataaggattttgggattttgggtttttttttttttctatggattttgggttgattttgagttgggtttgggatgggttttccggatttgagttgattttaagttgtttttgtgttgattttgagttatttttggtttggttttgttcaTTTTGTGTTCGGAATATCaaaggttgaaatgggttttgttgattgtggGGGTAGACCGGTGAAGAAGCAGAGGAAGACGAAgaggaagaagacgaagaaaaaAGACACAGATGAGAGATGAGGGCATGAGAGAACTGATGGGTATTTCAGTCTTTTTGGATATTGCAACGGTAATATACAAAACGCGCATAGCGCGTTTTGATTTATGGACCCCTGAGGGTCCATATTCCTTCCGCGTTTTGCCCCCAGTTTTTATAAAagttcaaaacgcaacttttataaaaaagctGCGTTTTTGAGCTTACCAAACGCAAGTCTTGGTTGAGCTTTTTTGAAAACGCcctttttgggctcaaaaagTGGAACCAAACGGGCACATATTTCTTTCACCGACTTTTTAGAATGCCCATAAGATGTTTGACAGAACCATGTTTGATTAGACGTTAATATGAACATGAATtacttgattttttatattGCACCAAACTTTGGTTCAACTAAAGTAATCTGATACCTTATCATAGATTAGGGTGTAATGAGTTTGCCTAGTGGAGTGGCACCTTACCATTTACTGTCTTTTAAATGGGACTGTTCTACACAATATCTGTTATAGAAGTGTACAAAGTAATTTGGATACATTTTTAATTCCTGTATTTTTGGAAGTTTCGCAATATACTAtgattgaatttaagtaaaattcgttagagagagagagagagagagagagaatccacTTAGGAAATTCAATTGAATTCATCTCCAATTCTTTAGTACGGACATGATAATTGATTAAAATGTTGAAGAATTGAGAATCTGCATTGTCAGACAATACCTCTGTATTGAAGAAAGGGATTATTACTCTTCTTCCTTCATCTTTCTCAAATTAGTCTCCTCTTTGttattaagaatataatttaattaatttttcgtTTATTGACTCATTGTGTACCTGTGAATTTTAGGTTGTCTTTCCAAACTTGGAGGAATTGGAAATAGAGGGGATGGATAGCATGAAGATGATTTGGCCTGACCAACTCATTTTAGATTGCTTTTGCAAACTGGAAAATTTGACTGTTTCAAAGTTCACCAATCTTACAAATATTCTTCCACCCAATATGCTGAGAACACTCCAGAATCTAAAACGTTTGAAGATAGATAGTTGTGGCTCCATAGAAGAGGTATTTGAGATCCAACGGACAAACAATGTTGAAGAAACACATGATATAGCAGCCACTGAACTTAGATCCTTAGAATTAGTAAATCTAGGAAAATTGAATCACGTGTGGAGTATGGATCCTCAAGGAATAATGACCTTTGGGAAATTAAATACTGTCTATATTTATGGTTGTTCCAGTCTAAAAAGTGTTTTTCCAACATCTGTGGCGAAGGCTCTTATGCAACTTGAGATGCTAAAGATAGATGATTGTGCAACGGTGGAGGAAATCATagcaaaagaagaaggaatagAGACAACCACTTTGTTTGTATTCCCACGGTTATTCTCTCTAAATCTTGGAAGTTTGCCTGAGCTCAAGAGTTTTTATCCAGGAAAGCATACTTCAGAGTGGCCGTTGTTGAACCGGTTGACCATTTATGAATGCGacaaactgaaaatatttgGTTCCAATAAGGAAAgcgtcgaagaaacaaatgggCTGGACCATGATGTTAGTGTAATTCAACAATGCTTCTTTTACAGCGAAAAGGTAACAACTTCCCTTGCATGTCTTTACATTTTGTTAATACAGATAATTTATATTCATTGGATTATATGTCGGTGTAGTAGGCTGAGGGACAGTCCCTAGTAGTTGCATTCTAGCTGCACATTCTAATTGTTTAAGAATTCTCTCTcaaataaattcattatatGTGAATTGcaatcaaaatagaaaattatggaggtcttgaaaattgaaatgcccttcaatgaataaaataaggattctcaaattaacccaaaaaaaaaaaaaaaaaactaatttggatttttttattttattttttttgacataGAGGATCTGTTAATTTTACTTGGCAGTTTATAATTCCGTAATTAATATGAGTTGGTTAGCTCATGCTTACTCACGAAAGAGTTTTATCTCAACAAGGTATTTTGTGGAATATTTCAGTTATTTATAACTCTTATGCATAATAGCTTAAACATTTATATTTTGACACgagttcacttttttttttcattatattctGACATCCAAAATTATTTGCCTACTATTTCTATTAAGTTAAAAATTAGAATGGTTAACTTTCCCATGTTTTTCTTCATGCCTAAATGTCAACATGAACAAAATTAGAATGATAATAAGTAGGAAAGGGTCTTGCAAATTTGTTGCAATTCAATTGTCACCTGTTAATGTCTCTAATAGAGACACTAAGGTTTCAAATCATCTCactctttttttgttattagggCAAATTATAACTTATCTACCCATAGTttggctgaaatttaagttgtctacttgtggtttgaaatttgacactttatccaCTTAAGGTTAGCTCTATTAGAGTTCTGTAACCCACCTATTACTCTTCACTTAGAGAACAATTTTAACATCAAAACATAACATAAAACTGATCAAAAAGCAGGGGTATTTGATGTGAAACTTAATTTGTACAGTTAAAAAGATGGAAAGTAGATGTAAGtgcttcaattgcttgagtacATGCACTTACTGAAGGTCAAAAACTCAATTTAGAAAACTTATGTGGCTCAGCATGAACGAGTCATATTGCAGCTTATGACTCTAGCCTATACCCTCTCATTCTTGGATAGATCAGTCACTAAAATCTAAACTTATATGAACCCACTTATTCAAGATTGACATTCTTGTTCACCTCTAAGCCAACGTCGGTCACAAATATTAGGCACAAATTAACATAAAACCAAATTAGAATGATCAATTAAAAAGTCCCTACGTAAGTAAAGACATTAAGCATCAAGTATAGAAAAACTTATACACAAATCTGTTgcatttataatattatcaaatgCAATGTCCATTTGGGAACAGCATATTtaattgaaactaaaaactttttgctaaaagtactatagataaaggtaaaagttagctgaatagtgcaatgagacccatgaatagtggcaaaaataagctgaaagtgaaaataagttaaaaaattaaactcatCCCAAACGCACACGAAATGTGAATAACCAACATTAATTTTCAGTGTATATTCCACAGAGGCTTATAGAAACTGGCCCAAATGTCATCTTGGGAAACTCATAATCCATAGATTTAGAACAAAAGAAACcatttaaaaatgttttgaCCATGAGTTCCTTGGATAAGATAGAGAGGAGATAGGTAGTTATCTTCAAACCCTAACTTTTTTATCTGTTTTATGTTATATTTGatgttaaaaatttttttttttttttttttttaacggaAAAGCCATAGGTGGGTTACAGAACTCTAACAGTGCCAACCTCAGATGGGTAAAAtgccaaatttcaaatcacatataggtaatttaaatttcggtcaaaccacaagtgggtaagttgtaatttacccttatcATTGAGAATTTTGGTAAGTAGATATCAATTAATGCTCCTTCGTTAAAGttcaaagccttttttttttttttcctctttcatgTAATTAATTAGTGTTAACCAAAAGTTTAATTTCTCagcccccaaaaaaagaaaaaaagaaaaaaccgaAAGTATAATAATTAGGATTGGTTTTTAGTTGAACAGTTAAATATTGAATGCACAAAATGGTTAATTGGATATGTAGTTATGAGTTTGTTAAAAGACTCTTCAAAGACAGTTAGATATTAGCTCTAATAagaattttctctttttgattattttctaattCCTTCTTCCATTTAAAATTTCTAGTTCTCTATGAAcattctttctaattttttattttgttgggaaGGGAAAGGGTGAGGCAGGTTTGAACCTGCAACATGGGAATTGAAATATAAATGAAAGGGGGAAGGTGTCATTCAGGCTAAAAGCCAGTGAACAATAATTGGTCATCAGATtcctttcaaatatttttacttttttatatcAGTATATGTTGTTTAACATCTCActaatttctttaaatttgcCTCTCTTAAATTGGAAGAATTTTATCCTAGCTGGCCTCTAATTTGCTATTCTAGACACCATTGAGGCAAAATTTTGCATTCCACCACCATAATGGAAAAATTATGTAGTATCCTTTAAGCCCATGTGCGATGGATAGACTCATGCAACAATGACATGACATAATGTGTTTATTTAAGcataatttcatttctttataaaatGAACGAAAGGAAATGGTTAACATTTTAGAGAAAATGGTGGTTCAATTGgtcattatttataaatttttgtaataagtttttgttaaattttttgggttgatgATTTGTGCACTATGCACATATGGTTTTAAGGGCTAATATGTGGTTCTTTGGACAAATTTGTAATGTTGTTTGGGCTAATTTATGGAGATGTTTGCACTAATCTATAGGGGGGGGGGATTTTGGGGGAAAGAGGGTCAAGTTTTATTCCCTAAGTCCAATTCAAATTAGTCCCTAATATAtacatcaaaaaagaaaaagaaaaagaaaaaaaaccacccCCTCGGCCCTAGTCCCTATCTAGTGgaagaa
Protein-coding regions in this window:
- the LOC115954186 gene encoding disease resistance protein At4g27190-like; translated protein: MNFLELIGEKILDCVLAALGRNLDYLIHYKSNVDNLIPQVIYLLDAKDSIQNEVAAARRNLMEIHPHVQTWLTRSDGIIAEAEEFIRNNGQAKMTCCNGWCPNLKSRYQVSKRAIEIGLKVKEIKDEGKFDRVGYRKSPQVVGTATSNTGYEAFESRMQTLTGVLEALKDPKINRIGVYGMGGVGKTMLAKEVVKQAQKDQLFDKYLFLVVSKDPVLKNIQREMAERLGLKLEVESESVRGDQLRERLKQEKKTLIIIDDIWEALNLEYLGISFGDDQKGCKLLLTSRFYNVLCNDMDTQKQIPVEVLLKNEARNLFEKIVGDLAKRPEIQPNMLKIVEECSGLPIAIKTVANTLKNEKDIKVWEDAVNMFKMSEPIKIAGMDEKVYKSIKWSCEFLKSNEAKSLWLLCSLHREDYNIKVEDLIKYGVGLSLFGNLDKIEVARGRVHTLVKRLKDSSLLLEGDYNGTVKMHDVIRDVAINIAAEEKQMFMIRNTTDLQERLNCEDSRAISLPYIDDCDLPKRFECPNLHLFFMFDQKETLGIPISFFEGLKELRVISLSQTWFEILPSSHLSLEKLRALTLKGTVKDVTIIGELKNLKILSLSLKIFEQLPKEIGHLTHLQLLDLEECSDLKVIPPNVLSNMKILQELYLPRTVEWEVEEQSTERSNVMVSELDNLYHLIMLHVHIQNSKILPKAMVFERLVSYRIAIGSYFSGGEMLDASRILKLNISLQSDDGYKVLLRKCEALFLREMKGVKNILYELDSEGFQSLKHLTVQGNDEIQYIIKSMGVLGSVFPILESINLSNMINLKRICNTRLPAESFRNLRVVKVSKCCNLECLLLIYVWMLFPPPRNGDR